The Oncorhynchus tshawytscha isolate Ot180627B linkage group LG16, Otsh_v2.0, whole genome shotgun sequence nucleotide sequence GGTTAAAACtctttccatttaagaatgatggaggccactgtgttcttggggaccttcaatgctgcagaagtgttttggtacccttccccagatctgtgcctcgatacaatcctgtatcggagctctgcagacaattccttcgaactcatggtttggtttttgctctgacatgcactgtcaactttcggatcttatatagacaggtttgtgcctttccaaatcatgtccgatcaattgaatttatcacaggtggactccaatcaagttgtagaaacatcaaggatgatcaatggaaacaggattcacctgacctcaatttagtctcacagcaaagggtctgaatacttatgtaaataaggtatttatgtttgtttttttatatacatttgcaaaagaatctaaaaacttttttttgctttgtcattatggggtattgtgtgtagattgatgaggaaatgttttaattgatacattttagaataaggctgtaacgtaacaaaatgtggaaaaagggaaggggtcagaatactttccgaatgcactttatactgtattttacaaCTGATTTCTCTTTTTaaaccaacacaaacacactcgaCTATTTTGTCAACTGAACACAATATAACACTTTCCAAGCACACAAGAAAAAATACAAATTTTATTGACAGAATATGCTCCTGGTTGAAGGGTTCATATGGCAGTAGGTTCTACCACAGACACAGACTAACTGTACACAACAGCAGACACTAATGGCTCGATTCAATGAGCGGTCAAAAATACTCCTTACCTATTTTTTTTCTAAAAAgctatttttctttctttttgaccattttaacggaaaactattacagtaaggtacttcatttttacccagaaatgatttgatagagattttttttttaaacactgcaTTAGGCCTTTAACTCTCAGAGCGACCCAGTGACTATGATTGAAGACCCTTTAATATAATGGACAGACATAAAAATGTGACCATATGAAAACATATGGTCCCCCTTTACCCCCTTACCCCTATAACATACTGTGTCGTAGTTGGGGCTAGAGTTAGGCTGGGAACAGATGTAAATACAGTCTGGTAAATATTACAGGTTCATCTCTGATCAGTTACAGAAAGATACAGACATAGAAAACAGTATTCCTGATGCCGAGGTCAGGAAATCAGGAAAATTCCATCTATGGTCATTGTTAGGGATCCAGGTGTCAGTTCTGTCGTGTTTTACTGGACCTTGGGTTTGTGTTCTCTGGGTTTGAAGGCTTGCTCTGGTCAGGCCTAGGTGGTTTTAGATGGTTCTAAGCGGTCCTAGGAGCTCCACTAGTCTTCGGGTGTGAGATCTCTCGGTCTGAAGTTAAGAGACTGGCTGTTGATGCAGAACCTCTGTCCTGTGGGGTCTGGTCCATCTTCAAACACATGACCCAGATGGGCATCACACtgtagcgcacacacacacacacacacacacacacacactagggtaaAAATAATACAGTAGAGGAGACAGAACTcacaccacaccaacacatcTCTCTGCATTATTACCCAGAATGCAACTCACATGTTTACAGAGGACCTCTGTCTCGGCACTACCCATGGTGTTGTCAGGGCGACGGATGATGGATGCATGGCTCTCGTCGCACTCCCACGTCCCATGAGCCTCTTTGAACGCTGGCCAGCCTGTCCCAGAGTCATATTTTGCCTctgaactacagagagagacagagaaagagagagacagagaaagaaacagaaacacagagagagagagacagacacagagagagaggtctagTAAGAGGTTTAGTCTAAACGCTCATATTCGGGTTAAATTAAGATGTTAGGGGTTAGAGTGAATTCGGGTTAGAGTGAAGTCAGGTGAGGTGTTAGGGAGGTGTAGGGGGGTTAGATGGTTACCTGAAGAGGGGAGTATCGCAGCACACACAGTGGTACATCCCCACCTCACTATGGTTCAGATAGAGACCGCTGAAGGGCTGaggacacaaatacacacacctggctaacacacagtaaacacactatATGTTGTCTTTCTTGTCATCATTGAAGCTTTCAGATCAGTGCAAATGAAGGATTCAGCCCACATGTCATTCTTTAACCAACTGCTCTTATCTTTCACTCTGAGGAAGGTTAGAAACAAAGAACAAAGTCCATTCAAAACTACACACTGAACCCACTGACATTTATAAAGGACTGTCAGTCAGTGGTCACTGAGGCTGAGGACAGGCaaagtgtgtgtgcagtgtgtgactcaccatctctgtccccttctccctcgtGACCACATACTGTTCAGGGGTAAGTTTTTTCTGCCAGTCTGTGGTCTCATCGTAACGAGTCAGAGATCCTGagcctgtaacacacacactgataagcAAAATGTGTTGAACGTTTTGTTGCATTTTCTTTAGTTGTCATTGAAATAAAATATCCATTGCTTTGTGCTTTTCATTTCGCCACTTCTGCCTAATTAGATTTGAGCACAATGGATTTCTGCTCTTTGGAGCAAATGTGACCCCCAGGAAAAATGTGTCAGCAAGCATGTGACAGATGGCTGTCTGGCAACTTCCACTGGTCTTTTCTGCATCAACCTATTACATAACATGACAAAAATACTTGGTAATTTCTTTAAAATTATAGATACACTATGACCTAGTTTTATTAAAATGGTATCTAATAAACTTGTGTTGAAATTCAACTTCATTTGAATAAACTTAATTTTAACTGACAGACAATAAAGTATCCTATGCAGATGCAAGCTATGTAATTCCattctataaagccttattcgaTTCTACCAGAATAGTTCAAACCTGAACTAGTGGAGACAGGACGGATGAAAGCAGGAACCCTGGTCTTGGGCAATAAGGCGGACTTGGCAGCTACTCTCTGAGAGATGATGAGCGAAAGTCGGACGATAGAACGATACATGTTTCTCCTGCAGAATTTGGCTGTGCGCTACAGTCCTCCGTGCAGAAAGTGGTCTGTATCGAAGTCAAGTGCAGCCGTTTGCGTTTGCGCTGCTCTGACCTAATCTGCGTTGATCGAGGACTTTCAACGCTCCAGCGAGTTCCTGCCGGTCCCTGCCTGCCGGTTTCCTTCCCTGGCCTGCGCTGCTGTCCAGTATTCGGTAGGCTTCTGGGAAGACCCGGTCACAAACTAGATATATTATATAGGTCAGAGTTGATAAGGAAGATAACAGTGACAGAGGACAATTGCTTCTTTTGTTGTTGGGCTGGATGGTtaaatttgaagaatctcaaatttaaaacatatttttatttatttaaatatttttggcttactacatgattccatgtgtgttatttcatagttttgatgtcttcactattattttacaatgtagaaaatagtaaaaataaagaaaaacccttgaatgagtagatgtgtccaaacttttgacaggtacttttttattttttattttattttttatttcacctttatttaaccaggtaggctagttgagaacaagttctcatttgcaactgcgacctggccaagatcaagcatagcagtgtgaacagacaacacagagttacacatggagtaaacaattaacaagtcaataacacagtagaaaaaaagagagtctatatacattgtgtgcaaaaggcatgaggaggtaggcgaataattacaattttgcagattaacactggggtgataaatgatcagatggtcatgtacaggtagagatattggtgtgcaaaaaagcagaaaagtaaataaatataaacagtatggggatgaggtaggtaaaattgggtgggctatttaccgatagactatgtacagctgcagcgatcggttagctgctcagatagcagatgtttgaagttggtgagggagataaaagtctccaacttcagcaatttttgcaattcgttccagtccagtttatttatttattttatccgttattttaccaggtaagtgagaacacgttctcatttgcagcaacgacctggggaatagttacagttacaggggataggagggggatgaatgagccaattgtaaactgcagacacacacacacacacacagagagtaatACCAGAGACTTTACTTTGAGGTGGGGGGAGAAGCATTTCAAAAGAGTAATTCACATTTGACCCTTAAGACTACATGACGTTAGAAGCAAATTaatattttttaaacacttttgaACTCAGCTGGAGTTGAAATAACAGATAAGCAGACAGCCCCAGCCTGCATAAAATGACTGACTGGTTGATCTGGAACAGTCGCGGGCCCAACCTTACACCATGGAACCATGCCAAAGGTGAATACACAATCACAGTGTCTGTCTTGGGAACAGATATTTCAACATCGTCTGTGGTTTGTTGACAAGACATTACCCAACTTTACTAAGGTCAGACGCTGAGAATTATAAATCAATCGAGTCATGTGATGTTGGATAATACTTGAATGACAACAGTGTCTTCTGGGTAAAACAACTTAGCACAAAGATAGAATGGGATAGCTGCAGTCTAGTTTAGACAGTTGATAAAAGCTTAGTTCAGACTGGTAAGGTATAGTCTGGTATTGTATAACCTGGGGTCGTGTGGTGCGTTGGTCCTGAGCAGCCTCCCAGGGTAGTGTATGATGTCTATGGTCTATAACAAGGacgggcaactttgatgggggtgggggataCACAAAAAAAACGGAACTCAGCATGAGGGGCCGGAGTGGCTcgtgggtctgcgtacccacatccatatacCCCGCCGAgatagcagtcttatggcttgggggtagaagctaaaTAGCAATAAAACGGCTAAATAGCTAATTAAATGGTTACCCTGTCCATCTGCACTGACCCTATGAAAACTCACAAGactatacagtatgtaacacacgcttactcacaacacacacacgcgcataccAACACATCGAGGGGCCTCCCGagaggcgcagtggtctaaggcactgcagcgcagtgctagctgtgccactagagattctggggtcgagtccaggctctgtgggcattgtgtcaagaagcagtacggcttgtTTGGGTTTTGTTTCGATATAGCatcattcttgtgtattttattccctGTGTTACTATTTTTAATTTAGATTACTTTTTACACTCTAAACAATCATTCCATGATAAAGTACGTACATGTGAcatattcggcacatgtgacaaatacaatttgatgttGTGTCTTTCTGAGGCTCCATTGCTCCTCCACTGGGCCTCTCTCTCAGCCAGAGCAGGCCTGTTTAACATGCAGCAGCATCAGTCCTAcatccactcccctctcccctctcccccaatACTCTAACAAATAACAGAAGCACAGCGCCTACTGACCACTCTCTCACTACAGACTACCAGAACTCTACACACACCACATGAAAACAACAAGGTCTAGGTTACAGTAAAACTAGAAATATTTTAATATTAAATATGAGACAAATGAATATGGAGACACACAATCTTTGGGTGAGAGGGTACTGATTAGGGTTCAATATTTTCCCgctattttacaaatgttccatccagAGAATAAATCATTTTTCTCCCGGGTAACCCGGTATTTCCTGCCAAAACAggaagtgtcattcaaaagcattatCATTTTTTGATTAAAGTTTTGATCAGCATGATGAGCCAtatattaaaatacattttatgagccctacattaaccaCATTTAAATGAGCccatatctcattccaaaataatgggcattaatatagagttggtgccccctttgctgctataacagcccccactcttccactagatgttggaacaatgttaagggaacttgcttccattcggcCGCAAGAGCATAAGTGAAGTCGGGCACTTatgttgggcgattagtcctggcttgcagtcggcgttccaattcaccccaaaggtgttcaaAGGGGtggaggtcagtgctttgtgcagtccagttaagttcttccataccaatctcgacaaaccatttctgtatggacctcgcttcaCTGGtcctaaggggtctagcccgaaccatgaaaaactgccccagaccattattcctcctccaccaaactttacagttggtactatgcattcgggcaggtagcgttctcctggcaaccGCCAAACCCGGATTTGTCAATCGGACTGCCAgagggtgaagcgtgattcatcactccagagaatgcgtttccactgctccagagtccaatggcggcgagctttacgccactccagccgacacttggcattgcacatgtcagccttagacttgtgtgcggctgctcgactatggaaatccatttcatgaagctcctgacgaatagttcttgtgctgaagttgcttccagaggctgttTAGAACTTGAgtgctgcaaccgaggacagacgatttttacacactTCACGCTTCAGCACTtttgtgagcttatgtggcctaccacttcgtggctgagccattgttgttcctagacgttttcacttcacaataacagcacttacagttgaccggggcagctccagAAGGGTAAAAATTtgaggaactgacttgttggagtggtggcatcctatgaagatgccacgttgaaagtcaccgagctcttcagtaaggccattctactaccaatttatgtctatggatattgcatggctgtgtgctcaattttatactcCGGTCAGTAACTGGTGAGGCTGAAAAAGCCAAAATccctcatttgaaggggtgtccacatacttttgtccatTTAGTGAATATGATACGGGCTACTGCACATTACCCACAACAGAAAAATATAAAAGGccatagatgtagctagctatacactctcttgggtaaataaataAGGCTAATCGTTATGAGTGTGAAGTGtattactgtattatactgtattatatggacAGGAATTAAAAACATCGTTCAAACCATGATAAAGCAGAAGAGAACATGCGATTCTGGTGCACCACATGCTGTCTACAAAGTTACAAGTATAGACTAGCTAATTGGATttacattttgaaatataatagggCCTATTTGTGTAATTAGTAGGGTATAATATATATTTCATAATATTCCCctaatgttattagcctacctcCTTTTTCTCGATTGTTGCTTCATTTTTTCCTTGCTTTCAACAgttcaattaaatacattttgtccTTCTAAGGACATCCTTGAAAAATATAGGACTGTAAATTAGATGCAGAAGGCTTTCACATCTCTTCACgaagattgaatggttatgggtctgaataaaaactactatagcctaccaccatcatGTGTTCACCCGTCTTTCAAACTACCCGTGAGTTCTTTTGGCTTCTGTATTTAACGTTCAGCAAAAAAGAGCTTGCATCCCTCTTCAAATAGTCTATTGGTATATAAAATTCTAAAAATAGGATGTCCAACACGCTATTCTAGCCTAATttttcctgcatgggactccaaGCATGGGAGCGTTTTTTAAGGAGAGGCCAAGGTGCTTGCGTATTGCGCAACAGAGGCTATAAGTTAGAAGCTTATTATGCATACAATTATCATTAATTAGTtaaatataaggctaatactgcattgaatgTATTACCTGGTACCTAGTACATCTACATATAGGGCTATATATCAATCATAACAGGTGGCGAACggtcagagccccacctgttttcagCACCACATTTTCTGCAGAAAAATGCATTTAAataaatatacactactgttcaaaagtttggggtcactgagaaatgtccttgtttttgaaataaaagcacatttttggtccattaaaataacatcaaattggtcagaaatagagtgtagacattgttaatgttgtaaatgactattgtagctggaaacaggcagattttttaatggaatatctacataggtgtacagaggctcaatatcagcaaccatcactcctgtgttccaatggcacgttgtgttagctaatccaaggttatcatttgaaaaggctaattgatcattagaaaaccattttgcaagtatgttaacacagctgaaaactgttgtcctgattaaagatgcaataaaactggccttctttggactagttgagtatctggagcatcagcatttgtgggttcgattacaggcacaaaatggccagaaataaagaacattcttctgaaactcgtcagtctattcttgttctgagaaatgaagccgattccatgcgagaaattgccaagaaactgaagatctcgtactacgctgtgtactactcccttcacagaacagcgcaaacggtctctaaccagaatagaaagagaaatgggaggccccggtgcacaactgagtaagaggacaagtatattagagtgtctagtttgaaaaacagacgcctcacaagtcctcaactggcagcttcattaaatagtacccgcaaaacaccagccccaacgtcaacagtgaagaggcgactccaggatgctggtcttctaggcagagttgcaaagaaaaagccatatctcagactggccaataaaataaaatactaagatgggcaaaagaacagacactggacagaggaactctgcctagaaggccagcatcctggagtcgcctcttcactgttgacgttgagactggtgttttgcaggtactatttaatgaagctgccagtttaggacttgtgaccccaaacttttgggggggcttgcctgtttcgCATGTTATTTTGGAATGAATATGTTACATATCAGTTTAtaaacaatggagaaaaaaaaaaaataatataatatatatatatatataataataataatatatatatatatattattattatatatatacacacacacacacacacacacacacacagtggggcaaaaaagtatttagtcaaccaccaattgtgcaagttctcccacttaaaaagatgagagaggcctgcaattttcatcataggtacacttcaactatgatagacaaaatgagaaaaaaaatccagaaaatcacattgtaggatttttaatgaatttatttacaaattatggtggaaaataagtatttggtcacctacaaacaagcaagatttctggctctcacagacctgtaacttcttctttaagaggctcctctgtcatccactcattacctgtattaatggcacctgtttgaacttgttttcagaataaaagacacctgtccacaacctcaaacagtcacactccaaactccactatggccaagaccaaagagctgtcaaaggacaccagaaacaaaattatagacctgcaccaggctgggaagactgaatctgcaataggtaagcagcttggtttgaagaaatcaactgtgggagcaattaataggaaatggaagacatacaagaccactgataatctccctcgatctggggctccacgcaagatctcaccccgtggggtcaaaaggatcacaagaacggtgagcaaaaatcccagaaccacacggggggacctagtgaatgacctgcagagagctgggaccaaagtaacaaagcctaccctcagtaacacactacgccgccagggactcaaatcctgcagtgccagtcgtgtccccctgcttcagccagtacatgttcaggcccatctgaagtttgctagagagcatttggatgatccagaagaagattgggagaatgtcatttggtcagatgaaaccaaaatagaactttttggtaaaaactcaactcgtcgtgtttggaggacaaagaatgctgagttgcatccaaagaacaccatacctactgtgaagcatgggtggTGAatacatcatgctttggggctgttcttctgcaaagggaccaggacaactgatctgtgtaaaggaaagaatgaatggggccatgtatcgtgagattttgagtgaaaacctccttccatcagcaagggcattgaagatgaaacgtggctgggtctttcagcatgacaatgatcccaaacacaccgcccgggcaacgaaggagtggcttcgtaagaagcatttcaaggtcctggagtggcctagccagtctccagatctcaaccccatagaaaatctttggagggagttgaaagtccgtgttgcccagcaacagccccaaaacatcattgctctagaggagatctgcatggaggaatgggccaaaataccagcaacagtgtgtgaaaaccttgtgaagacttacagaaaacgtttgacctcggtcattgccaacaaagggtatattacaaagtattgagataaacttttgttattgaccaaatgcttcttttccaccataatttgcaaataaattcattaaaaaatcctacaatgtgattttctggatttttttttctctttgtgtctgtcatagttgaagtgtacctatgatgaaaagtacaggcctctctcatctttaagggggaggacttgcacaattggtggctgactaaataactttttgccccactgtatatatacactgtatatcattgagttaataaagccgcatacaaacatggtctcttttttattttcttgagtaaggcagctccaaaatgcaagtgtttcagcctagctcagtgctttctgtggtggtggggcaagccagcagataATACCTGTCACGGATCGCtagtagtggtgtgtgtggagtcaggcgcagagagcagtgCTTCCAATGAATACATTTTATTCAGCTGGGTCCAGACAATAACCAGGCAAAAATGACCAATAAACCGATAAGTCCCCCAAACAGGGAAAATAACGGAGAGCAAACAATAATACACCACTGACATAAAGGATAAACCCGCACAAAAGCAGGCGAGACCTGGGAGTTTAAATAGCCCCTAGTTAACAACAAACAAGATACAGGTGaaaacaatcaagacaaaaccaacagaaaagaaaaaggaattggtggcagctagtagaccggtgacgacgactgccgagcactgcccgaacagggagaggagctaccttcagtggaagtcgtgacaatacggagcgttgcgccgtgattggctcagtattCTACCagtcatggggacactacgtcaccaccaagtataagggtagagctagaaaattctTGCCcgttgggtgctgccatagaattacattagaagtgcccatccaagaaggctcaaggtcattggccacagataaaattacatcaaatcacgttatactgtatgtagagtagctttgattggcctgatcatgtcaacatcacactttcaaaatcttagctagcagtcatcatcatgaatcaagtcgacaatctactggcaaatccttttcatcCTTggcatatgaagagaaataatgaagagaaattataaatAAAACGTATCGGTTGGatattgcaaattcaacaatggaaggaatcagtgacagtggctaactgcaagcattgcaaagcaatcactagcctgctattcagtggagtggctgtgtggtcccaaatctgggattaaggggctcttttccaagtttaaaattataaacattcaacattggccatgctgtcaattaagCATAATTTGTGCCGCAAACAAAACTCGGAACTGCGAAAACTTGACTtctgtgagttcaagacaactgggatgtCGGGAAttaacgagctccgactgggaaaataccttttgaacggtcatccaactcggaattgtaaatccgacctctttctagagctacaacctgaagatcaatgacgtcagcatgattcaaccttgtttttttcccagttgttttgaaagtaccataaatccagagaatgccactttgatgacaaaatttgcccacgaaggtcCACTGCggcaccttcctgttcaagtgagcacagcacaacaaggtgagtccaaaaatgtattgtatg carries:
- the msrb2 gene encoding methionine-R-sulfoxide reductase B2, mitochondrial; the protein is MYRSIVRLSLIISQRVAAKSALLPKTRVPAFIRPVSTSSGSGSLTRYDETTDWQKKLTPEQYVVTREKGTEMPFSGLYLNHSEVGMYHCVCCDTPLFSSEAKYDSGTGWPAFKEAHGTWECDESHASIIRRPDNTMGSAETEVLCKHCDAHLGHVFEDGPDPTGQRFCINSQSLNFRPRDLTPED